In Methylothermaceae bacteria B42, a single genomic region encodes these proteins:
- a CDS encoding MerR family transcriptional regulator: protein MNQERIVSGVVLDEHFRLTLVEVCHLCDVSAETVIELVNEGVVEIQGNQPQDWLFDAIAFQRLKAALRLERDLGINPAGAALALDLLEELQALRRR from the coding sequence ATGAATCAAGAACGCATTGTCTCAGGCGTGGTGCTGGATGAGCATTTCCGCCTCACCCTGGTGGAAGTCTGCCATTTATGCGATGTCAGCGCCGAGACAGTCATCGAATTGGTCAATGAAGGGGTCGTGGAAATCCAGGGCAACCAGCCTCAAGATTGGCTGTTTGACGCCATTGCTTTCCAACGGCTCAAGGCAGCCCTGCGGCTGGAACGGGATCTGGGCATCAATCCCGCAGGCGCGGCCTTGGCTTTGGACCTGTTGGAGGAACTACAGGCTCTGCGGCGGAGATAA
- a CDS encoding cytochrome C biogenesis protein, translating to MDFKDYYQILGVSKTATQDEIKRAYRKLARKYHPDVSKEPDAEAKFKEVAEAYEVLKDPEKRKAYDQFGSQWQQGQSYQPPPDWEKEFGFGGGGYTETGTGGFSEFFEALFGQGRFRTGSGRGGFRMRGEDLHAKVYIDLEDAFRGTTQTISLSIPEVDPATGRLVEKAKRLQVKIPKGIQEGQKIRLAGQGAPGMGGGPNGDLYLEVHFKPHRWFKVEGKDLILDLPITPWEAALGAKVAVPTLEGKVELKIPPGSQTGKKLRLKGKGLPGKPPGDQYVVLKIVTPPADTPEAKKLYEEMAKVMPMNPRAAMGG from the coding sequence ATGGATTTTAAAGATTATTATCAAATTCTCGGAGTTTCCAAAACCGCCACCCAGGATGAGATCAAGCGCGCCTACCGCAAGCTGGCGCGCAAATATCATCCGGATGTCAGCAAGGAGCCCGACGCCGAGGCCAAATTCAAGGAAGTAGCGGAAGCTTACGAAGTCCTCAAAGACCCGGAAAAACGCAAAGCCTACGACCAGTTCGGCAGTCAGTGGCAACAGGGGCAAAGTTATCAGCCGCCGCCGGATTGGGAAAAAGAATTTGGTTTCGGCGGCGGTGGTTATACTGAAACCGGCACTGGCGGCTTCAGCGAATTTTTTGAAGCGCTCTTCGGCCAGGGAAGATTCCGCACGGGGAGCGGCCGGGGTGGATTCCGCATGAGGGGAGAAGATTTGCACGCTAAAGTTTACATCGATCTTGAAGACGCCTTCCGCGGCACCACCCAAACCATTTCCCTGAGTATTCCGGAGGTGGATCCGGCTACGGGACGGTTGGTGGAGAAAGCCAAGCGCTTGCAAGTCAAAATCCCCAAAGGGATTCAGGAAGGGCAAAAGATTCGCTTGGCCGGCCAGGGCGCCCCAGGGATGGGCGGCGGTCCCAATGGGGATTTGTATCTGGAAGTCCATTTCAAGCCCCACCGCTGGTTCAAGGTAGAGGGCAAGGATCTCATTCTCGATTTGCCCATCACCCCTTGGGAAGCGGCGTTGGGCGCCAAAGTGGCGGTTCCGACGCTGGAAGGCAAAGTGGAACTGAAAATCCCCCCCGGTTCCCAAACCGGTAAAAAACTCCGCCTCAAAGGCAAAGGGCTTCCAGGGAAACCGCCCGGCGATCAATATGTGGTGTTGAAAATCGTCACCCCGCCGGCCGATACGCCGGAGGCGAAAAAACTGTATGAAGAGATGGCCAAAGTGATGCCCATGAATCCACGGGCAGCGATGGGAGGTTAG